In one Neobacillus sp. WH10 genomic region, the following are encoded:
- a CDS encoding ATP-binding cassette domain-containing protein, which produces MSNVAISVKGLKKSFKDKEVLKGVDFEVQRGEIFALLGSNGAGKTTTVNILSTLMKPDGGEVGICGYDVQRQPDHVRQSISLTGQFAALDGMLTGRENLMMIAKLRGVSNPAQVADNLLARFSLTDAANRRADKYSGGMKRRLDIAMSLIGTPAVIFLDEPTTGLDPEARIEVWDTVKELADGGTTILLTTQYLEEAEQLADRIAILHGGKIITTGTLTELKEMFPPTKVEYIEKQPTLEEIFLAIIGKKEEM; this is translated from the coding sequence ATGAGCAATGTAGCGATTTCTGTAAAAGGGTTAAAAAAATCCTTTAAAGACAAGGAAGTCTTAAAGGGGGTGGATTTTGAGGTACAACGTGGCGAAATTTTCGCACTGCTGGGCTCAAATGGAGCGGGCAAGACGACAACGGTCAACATCCTCTCGACCCTGATGAAGCCCGATGGCGGTGAAGTAGGTATTTGCGGCTATGACGTCCAGCGTCAACCGGATCATGTTCGCCAGAGCATCAGCCTGACAGGGCAGTTCGCAGCTTTAGACGGCATGCTCACAGGAAGGGAAAACCTGATGATGATCGCCAAGTTGCGGGGAGTTTCCAATCCCGCTCAAGTCGCCGACAATCTGCTTGCAAGATTCAGCCTGACCGATGCGGCCAACCGCCGGGCGGACAAATATTCCGGCGGGATGAAGCGCAGGCTTGACATCGCCATGAGCCTGATCGGGACGCCAGCAGTCATTTTTCTCGACGAACCGACGACAGGGCTTGACCCCGAAGCGCGGATTGAAGTCTGGGATACCGTCAAGGAGCTTGCTGACGGCGGCACGACCATCTTGCTGACGACCCAGTACCTGGAGGAAGCCGAACAACTGGCGGACCGTATCGCCATCCTGCATGGCGGAAAAATCATCACGACTGGTACCCTTACCGAACTTAAAGAGATGTTCCCGCCAACGAAAGTGGAGTACATCGAGAAGCAGCCGACATTGGAGGAAATTTTCCTCGCGATCATCGGCAAAAAGGAGGAGATGTAA
- a CDS encoding PadR family transcriptional regulator, protein MENLTEMLKGSLEGCVLEIISRHETYGYEITRRLNELGFTEVVEGTVYTILVRLEKKKLVTIEKKPSDMGPPRKFYSLNEAGRQELELFWKKWDFVSSKINVLKSI, encoded by the coding sequence ATGGAAAATTTAACTGAAATGCTGAAGGGTTCGCTGGAAGGCTGCGTGCTGGAAATCATCAGCCGCCATGAAACCTATGGCTACGAGATTACCCGTCGCCTAAACGAGCTTGGGTTTACCGAAGTCGTGGAAGGGACGGTCTACACCATTCTCGTGCGATTAGAAAAGAAAAAACTGGTGACCATTGAAAAGAAACCGTCAGATATGGGGCCGCCCCGCAAGTTTTACTCACTTAATGAGGCTGGCCGCCAGGAACTTGAATTGTTTTGGAAAAAATGGGATTTTGTATCATCAAAAATCAACGTCTTAAAGTCAATCTAG
- a CDS encoding cytochrome P450 produces MKKITTKDFSSPENMKDVVGFYKKLSEQQEPLIRLDDYYGMGPAWLAIHHEDIVAILKDPRFIRDVRKLQPTQDQPDLEDRSEKWEWNINFPNMLDSDPPDHTRLRRLTTKAFTPQMIANLEPRIQQITDELLDAVQKKGKMDLIADFAFPLPFRVIAEMLGIPVLYQEKIYDMWMSIKADPSQDHMAWIREYYSLIGATLEEKRKHPAEDVMSSLIHAHDQDDKLSEPELLSTVQLLITAGHETTTNLIGNGMVALQKHPEQLALLRSNPSLLPNAIEELLRYAGPLMISWRFAGEDITMHGKNIRKGEMVLFSLGTANLDPKQFSNPEVFDITRSENDHLAFGNGIHHCLGAPLARLEAKVAFGTLLRRFPDLKLAIDPDKLIYNNNGVVRFIASIPMTF; encoded by the coding sequence ATGAAGAAGATTACAACAAAAGATTTTAGTTCGCCAGAAAATATGAAGGATGTTGTAGGCTTTTATAAAAAACTATCGGAACAACAAGAGCCGCTTATCCGTCTTGATGATTATTATGGAATGGGGCCAGCCTGGCTTGCGATTCATCATGAGGATATAGTAGCTATTCTCAAAGATCCTCGGTTTATTAGAGATGTGCGAAAGCTACAGCCTACACAAGATCAACCAGATTTAGAAGATCGATCTGAGAAGTGGGAATGGAATATAAATTTCCCAAATATGCTGGACTCTGATCCACCTGATCATACTCGTTTGCGCAGGTTAACAACCAAAGCTTTTACCCCTCAAATGATCGCGAATTTAGAACCTCGTATTCAACAGATTACAGATGAATTATTGGATGCAGTACAGAAAAAAGGGAAGATGGATCTTATTGCAGATTTTGCTTTTCCACTTCCATTTCGGGTTATTGCCGAGATGTTAGGAATACCTGTTTTGTATCAAGAGAAAATTTATGATATGTGGATGAGTATAAAGGCAGATCCTAGTCAAGACCATATGGCATGGATCAGAGAGTATTACTCCCTTATTGGAGCAACATTGGAAGAAAAACGAAAACATCCAGCGGAAGATGTAATGAGCTCTTTGATACACGCACACGATCAAGATGATAAACTGAGTGAACCCGAACTGCTCTCTACCGTCCAATTACTCATTACTGCTGGACATGAGACCACAACCAATTTGATTGGAAATGGTATGGTTGCTTTGCAGAAACATCCCGAACAATTAGCATTGTTGCGTAGTAATCCTTCTTTGCTGCCAAATGCTATCGAAGAGCTGCTTCGCTATGCTGGACCGCTCATGATCAGCTGGCGTTTTGCAGGTGAAGATATAACGATGCATGGGAAAAACATCCGTAAAGGTGAAATGGTTCTATTCTCTCTTGGCACTGCGAACCTTGATCCAAAACAGTTTTCCAATCCTGAAGTATTCGATATTACGAGAAGTGAAAACGATCATCTTGCCTTCGGCAATGGTATTCATCACTGTTTGGGTGCTCCGCTTGCAAGATTGGAAGCAAAAGTTGCCTTTGGTACTTTGCTTAGGCGCTTCCCAGATTTAAAATTGGCGATTGATCCAGATAAGCTGATTTATAACAATAATGGAGTGGTACGTTTCATTGCTAGTATTCCAATGACTTTCTAA
- a CDS encoding ABC transporter permease: protein MKSKTGVLLGRLMRNIMRSPDTIITVAITPIMMMLLFVYVFGGAIETGTDNYVNYLLPGILLMAIASGVAYTSVRLFTDVKSGLMARFITMPIKRSSVLWAHVLTSLVSNALTVVVVILVALLMGFRSSANILDWLAVAGILGLFTLALTWLAVIPGLTAGSMEGATAYSYPLIFLPFISSAFVPTETMPKIVRTFAENQPVTSIVNAMRALLYEGSVGNGIWIALAWCVGIMLVAYIFAMWAYKKRV from the coding sequence ATGAAAAGCAAAACAGGGGTATTACTTGGACGTTTAATGCGCAACATCATGCGCAGCCCGGATACGATTATCACGGTGGCGATTACGCCGATTATGATGATGCTGCTATTTGTATACGTATTTGGCGGCGCCATAGAGACAGGCACGGACAACTACGTCAATTATTTATTGCCGGGAATCCTGCTGATGGCTATTGCATCCGGCGTCGCTTATACTTCCGTGCGGCTGTTTACGGATGTAAAGAGCGGGCTGATGGCGCGTTTCATTACCATGCCCATCAAGCGCTCGTCGGTATTGTGGGCTCACGTGTTGACCTCTCTTGTTTCCAATGCGCTTACTGTCGTGGTGGTTATCCTCGTCGCGCTCTTGATGGGCTTCCGTTCCAGCGCTAATATCCTGGATTGGCTCGCGGTAGCTGGGATACTCGGGCTGTTTACGCTGGCGCTGACATGGCTGGCGGTCATTCCCGGATTGACGGCGGGGTCTATGGAAGGGGCGACAGCCTACTCGTACCCGCTGATTTTCCTGCCGTTTATCAGTTCGGCCTTTGTCCCCACCGAAACCATGCCTAAAATTGTCCGTACGTTCGCTGAGAACCAGCCCGTGACTTCAATCGTGAATGCGATGCGTGCCCTCTTGTATGAAGGGTCTGTTGGCAACGGTATCTGGATCGCTCTTGCCTGGTGCGTCGGAATCATGCTCGTGGCATATATCTTTGCGATGTGGGCGTATAAGAAGCGGGTGTGA
- a CDS encoding DUF4317 domain-containing protein: MNKKDIANIRKQFKLDNHLMNIREIFNVYVQKESAEIYHQVCQPFPLLDHEAQELFLANFKKVLTGHLDAKLFELKFMRDVDYSTQGILFEGLRADSEDWQDNMLDIVGKIFSHTIYEFDTVVTFIRGEYRKPTKKRNQESEEGGEDVVYSNEFILCSLNKTDLPKKSLMFDYIEKEFKSYHIVDPIINLDSPMSGFLFPTFNDNAADVNHILYCAGKVNQPDFTFIEKVLDCEDIMTAQDDKDCFDFILKEVIGDEVDSAVISNVYEEIDRVVQENQEKEDSEPSTLDHRDIERILTVSGVENVETAKVEHAFKSVVADEKHEFKASSLIPKNIKISTKVANVTINPKDLKNLKYITYEGKRCLLLEVDEEVVVEGFRLESKTL, translated from the coding sequence ATGAACAAAAAAGACATCGCTAATATCCGTAAGCAATTTAAATTAGACAATCATTTGATGAATATTCGAGAAATCTTCAATGTTTATGTGCAGAAGGAATCAGCTGAGATTTATCATCAAGTCTGTCAGCCGTTTCCATTGTTAGATCACGAAGCACAAGAATTGTTTTTGGCCAATTTTAAAAAGGTGTTGACCGGTCATCTCGATGCCAAACTGTTTGAACTGAAATTCATGCGTGATGTGGATTATAGTACACAAGGGATCCTTTTCGAAGGATTACGAGCGGACTCAGAGGATTGGCAAGATAACATGCTGGACATCGTCGGGAAAATATTTTCCCATACTATTTATGAATTTGATACAGTGGTGACATTTATCCGCGGAGAATATCGAAAACCGACTAAGAAGAGGAACCAGGAATCCGAAGAAGGCGGGGAGGATGTGGTTTATTCCAATGAGTTTATCCTTTGCAGCCTCAATAAAACCGATCTTCCGAAAAAATCCTTGATGTTTGATTATATCGAAAAAGAATTCAAATCCTATCATATCGTTGATCCTATTATTAATTTAGACTCGCCAATGTCAGGTTTTTTGTTCCCTACTTTTAACGACAATGCAGCAGATGTGAACCATATTCTCTATTGTGCAGGGAAAGTCAATCAACCCGATTTCACCTTTATTGAAAAGGTGCTTGATTGTGAAGACATTATGACTGCGCAGGATGATAAGGACTGCTTTGACTTTATTTTAAAAGAAGTAATCGGGGACGAAGTGGATTCCGCGGTCATTTCGAATGTTTATGAGGAAATCGATCGGGTGGTACAGGAGAATCAGGAAAAGGAAGACAGTGAACCCTCAACGTTGGATCATCGCGACATCGAACGCATATTAACGGTCAGCGGTGTCGAAAATGTGGAAACAGCCAAAGTGGAGCATGCCTTTAAAAGCGTTGTAGCGGACGAAAAACATGAATTCAAAGCAAGCAGTTTAATTCCTAAAAATATAAAAATAAGTACCAAGGTGGCAAATGTAACCATCAACCCGAAAGACCTGAAAAATCTAAAATATATCACGTACGAAGGAAAACGGTGCCTATTGTTGGAGGTAGATGAAGAGGTCGTCGTAGAAGGATTTCGATTGGAATCGAAGACACTCTAA
- a CDS encoding DUF1048 domain-containing protein, whose protein sequence is MNFWEKITGSDMTKELKTFESRAKKLPADYQAAWEKINANLWPHSDFTGRNLMPILDDVLGLLEETAADGQSVQEVLGDDIKGFCSALVGEEGAKSFRDKWRKQLNNNIAKKLGK, encoded by the coding sequence ATGAATTTTTGGGAAAAAATCACAGGAAGCGACATGACTAAAGAATTGAAAACTTTTGAATCGCGAGCCAAAAAGCTACCGGCTGATTATCAAGCGGCATGGGAAAAAATTAATGCTAATCTTTGGCCGCACTCAGATTTCACCGGTCGCAACCTCATGCCAATTCTTGACGATGTGCTTGGCCTGCTCGAAGAAACGGCAGCGGACGGTCAGAGTGTACAAGAGGTTTTGGGTGACGATATCAAAGGCTTCTGTTCAGCGCTGGTCGGCGAAGAAGGGGCAAAGTCTTTTCGCGACAAGTGGCGCAAGCAACTCAACAATAACATCGCTAAAAAATTAGGTAAATAG
- a CDS encoding aldose 1-epimerase family protein, which produces MMIVIENDWLKVEISHNGAEVRKVKHKKSGLDYMWTGDPAYWGRVSPVLFPIVGRLKEDRYQLNGKTYEMSQHGFLRDVEFKVDEQTTTDVSFRYESGGRYLHVYPFDFKAIIRYTLNEDNLVVHWEIVNETKEEMYFSIGAHPAFRIPLLENENIEDYSLHIIPAANKNEMEYEIENSLIREKGMANDLLTIPLTDSLFANDALIYSNIDQVTLASNKSNHGVEVRFEGFPFVGIWSKYTDGKIAPFVCIEPWYGIADTYNTTGNLKEKFGINRLQPRESFRAEYKMKLI; this is translated from the coding sequence ATGATGATTGTTATTGAAAATGATTGGTTGAAGGTGGAGATCAGTCATAATGGGGCAGAAGTACGTAAAGTGAAGCATAAGAAAAGTGGACTGGACTACATGTGGACTGGGGATCCTGCCTATTGGGGACGCGTCTCACCGGTCTTATTTCCGATTGTAGGACGCTTAAAGGAAGACCGCTATCAACTCAACGGTAAGACATATGAAATGTCACAACATGGCTTTTTGCGTGATGTGGAATTTAAGGTGGATGAGCAGACTACAACAGACGTTTCTTTTCGTTACGAGTCTGGCGGACGTTACCTTCATGTTTATCCTTTCGATTTCAAAGCGATTATTCGTTATACTCTCAATGAGGACAACCTCGTTGTTCATTGGGAAATCGTAAATGAAACCAAGGAAGAGATGTATTTTTCTATTGGTGCCCATCCTGCATTCAGGATTCCACTCTTAGAAAATGAAAACATAGAGGACTATAGTTTGCACATTATTCCTGCTGCAAATAAGAATGAGATGGAATATGAGATAGAGAATTCTCTGATTAGAGAAAAAGGAATGGCTAATGATTTATTAACAATTCCACTCACTGACTCTCTTTTTGCGAATGATGCACTTATTTATAGTAATATCGATCAAGTTACACTGGCATCGAATAAGTCGAATCATGGTGTAGAAGTAAGGTTCGAAGGATTTCCGTTTGTTGGAATTTGGTCGAAATACACAGATGGTAAGATTGCTCCGTTTGTTTGCATCGAACCTTGGTATGGTATTGCTGATACATACAATACAACTGGAAACTTGAAGGAGAAATTCGGAATCAATAGGCTTCAACCAAGAGAATCATTCCGGGCAGAGTATAAAATGAAGTTAATATGA
- a CDS encoding PLP-dependent aminotransferase family protein codes for MKKYQEIVGLIEQQVTQGILVSGSKLPSIRALSKKYSCSHNTVIKAYQELENRHLIYSMPKSGYYIVEDFPLRERTDNKQGKIDFLSAGPDKQAMPYQDFKHCINQAIELYKEDMFTYSESQGLYSLRVELARHLQNLQVFTVPDRIFVVSGSQQALNLFVEMPFPNGKTNICVEQPTHPAFVESIQVQNANAFGIEITKQGVDMQRLEEIFKHQDIKFFYTTSRFHNPTGYSYSNKEKKKMVELAQKYDVYIIEDDYMGDLDFNLKQDPMFAYDPSGRVIYTKSFSKVLLPGLRLGLTVIPESMKSAFSQAKYAADLHTPVLTQGALEIYLKNGMFDAHIKKIRQIYREKGEILQTAYKKYLPAAASYTGSTSGFYSTIVLPHPLKAEQLINQLIMDDVDVDVDNAQKMYLPECKKENVIRLSVSQVENVSINNGIQKIAKAIMKLTTRLNVKI; via the coding sequence ATGAAAAAATATCAGGAAATTGTTGGACTGATCGAACAACAGGTAACTCAAGGCATATTAGTGTCTGGGAGCAAATTACCTTCTATAAGAGCTCTGTCAAAAAAGTATTCTTGCAGTCACAACACAGTTATCAAAGCCTATCAGGAATTAGAAAACAGGCACTTAATCTACTCCATGCCCAAGAGTGGATATTATATAGTAGAAGACTTTCCATTGCGTGAAAGAACTGACAACAAGCAGGGGAAAATTGACTTTTTATCAGCGGGACCTGATAAACAAGCAATGCCATATCAAGATTTTAAACATTGTATCAACCAGGCAATTGAATTATATAAAGAGGACATGTTTACCTACTCTGAGTCTCAAGGATTGTATTCCCTGCGTGTGGAACTGGCCCGGCATTTACAAAATTTACAGGTATTTACGGTACCAGACAGGATATTTGTGGTATCGGGATCGCAACAAGCACTGAATCTATTTGTCGAGATGCCATTTCCAAATGGAAAAACCAATATATGCGTGGAACAGCCTACACACCCTGCCTTTGTGGAGTCCATCCAGGTTCAAAATGCCAATGCTTTTGGAATCGAAATAACAAAACAGGGGGTAGATATGCAGCGTCTAGAGGAAATTTTTAAACACCAAGATATTAAGTTCTTTTACACCACTTCAAGATTTCATAACCCTACCGGCTACAGTTACTCGAATAAAGAAAAGAAAAAGATGGTAGAATTAGCTCAGAAGTATGATGTTTATATTATCGAAGATGATTATATGGGAGATCTTGATTTCAACCTGAAGCAGGATCCGATGTTTGCCTATGACCCTTCAGGTAGAGTTATTTATACAAAAAGCTTTTCTAAAGTATTGCTGCCGGGTTTAAGGCTTGGCCTGACTGTAATTCCTGAATCTATGAAAAGTGCATTTTCACAGGCGAAGTATGCCGCAGATTTACATACCCCTGTTTTAACCCAGGGGGCGCTGGAAATCTACTTAAAAAATGGGATGTTTGATGCCCACATTAAAAAGATAAGACAAATATACCGGGAAAAAGGGGAGATTTTACAGACAGCCTATAAGAAGTATCTTCCGGCTGCTGCTTCCTATACTGGTTCAACATCCGGTTTTTACTCGACGATTGTATTACCTCACCCGCTAAAAGCAGAACAGCTGATTAACCAGTTAATCATGGATGATGTGGATGTGGATGTGGATAATGCGCAAAAAATGTATTTGCCGGAATGTAAAAAAGAAAATGTAATCCGTCTTAGTGTTTCTCAGGTAGAAAATGTTTCGATAAATAATGGTATTCAAAAAATTGCCAAAGCAATTATGAAACTCACTACGAGGTTAAATGTCAAAATTTGA
- the blaOXA gene encoding class D beta-lactamase, which yields MKHVKYWIIAIALLFTGTIFDLPVKGENMNIKDLSVEEEFAGTQGTIVVKNLKSDKIYVYNKERSEVRFTPESTFKVPNALIGLQTKAVNDEYEVKRWDGVVREFPEWNKDHTLASGMRHSVIWYYQQMARDIGFEQMQTYMKKIHFGNGDISGGIEHFWLDSSLKISAQEQVQFMENLVEEKLPFGKQEMRTVKRIMINDEADSYVLHGKTGTRLSDYGLGWYVGYIETDNANWVFATNVDGSGTKARNITMDVLEKLNIIEE from the coding sequence ATGAAACATGTGAAATACTGGATAATTGCAATCGCCCTGCTTTTTACAGGAACCATATTTGACCTTCCTGTAAAGGGTGAAAATATGAATATTAAAGACTTGTCAGTCGAGGAAGAATTTGCTGGTACACAAGGTACGATTGTAGTGAAAAATTTAAAATCAGATAAAATCTATGTATATAACAAAGAGAGAAGCGAGGTCCGCTTTACACCAGAGTCTACTTTTAAGGTACCAAATGCGTTAATAGGTTTGCAAACAAAAGCTGTAAATGATGAATACGAAGTGAAGCGCTGGGATGGCGTGGTTCGTGAATTTCCAGAGTGGAACAAGGATCATACACTAGCCTCAGGGATGAGACATTCTGTGATCTGGTATTATCAACAAATGGCTCGTGACATAGGTTTTGAACAAATGCAAACATACATGAAAAAAATCCATTTCGGTAACGGAGATATTAGCGGCGGAATAGAACATTTCTGGCTTGATAGCAGTCTGAAAATATCTGCACAGGAACAAGTTCAATTTATGGAGAATCTCGTAGAAGAAAAACTTCCATTTGGCAAGCAGGAAATGAGAACGGTTAAGCGAATTATGATTAATGATGAAGCCGATTCGTATGTTCTTCATGGGAAAACGGGTACACGTTTGTCAGATTATGGGTTAGGCTGGTATGTAGGATATATCGAAACCGATAATGCTAACTGGGTTTTTGCGACCAACGTGGATGGAAGCGGAACAAAAGCACGAAACATCACCATGGATGTTTTAGAAAAACTAAATATCATAGAAGAATAA
- a CDS encoding Lin0512 family protein has protein sequence MEKLMFIETGMGIDVHGQNITSAAVRAVKNAIHYNSMPGIRSVLPENSLDNMRVNVKLAVPCDKEKLDITAVKEALPYGKVTVEVMDGGMITTSGIVLEDKGDKNDLMYIVVASVEVGY, from the coding sequence ATGGAAAAATTAATGTTTATTGAAACCGGGATGGGGATTGATGTGCATGGTCAAAATATTACGTCTGCAGCAGTTCGTGCCGTAAAAAATGCCATTCACTATAATTCGATGCCAGGTATTCGTTCGGTGCTCCCTGAAAACAGTTTAGATAATATGAGGGTGAATGTGAAACTCGCCGTTCCTTGTGATAAAGAAAAACTCGATATTACGGCTGTAAAAGAAGCATTGCCATATGGGAAAGTTACGGTGGAAGTAATGGATGGAGGAATGATAACAACCAGCGGGATTGTCCTCGAGGATAAGGGAGATAAAAATGATCTAATGTACATAGTCGTTGCTTCGGTAGAGGTAGGCTATTAA
- a CDS encoding L,D-transpeptidase family protein: MFMSTLNETIEEMSQERVNRFKPRAKRNFIIIGFIIIIALLFAGISYYQATRFNSQITINYTKVGGLTADQAIKKLKTSLLTNRVYVGQQQILDGKETEMGFTEQDLPEIKKLLKSQWTFFPSSKVQNYLLVPDKMDQFRSQTLKEQIEGKLLSMNKELKAPQDAEVKLEQGKIVISNSIDGEQYDIASLLENYQKQKYNSDIKLQPVLLQPIKADSPIVKKDENIFQELLQRTVDYKVQDQVYTLNASELIKDASLSKDKKITITANDIKNKIDEINRSQSTLNKNFTFKTHSGSVISVKGQGYGWAINTDKESSRIQEAFEKGEKSISASNIYGKGWGKEGIGYENTTNNGIGDTYAEVSIAQQRIWIYKNGQLVVTTNVVTGKHSTMEDTHPGVWYILYKQSPHTLRGSAVGNPNYSVDVSYWAPFTNDGQGFHDASWRNNWASNAYLSAGSAGCVNTPPSIMKTVYDNLSKYDPVIIY; encoded by the coding sequence ATGTTTATGAGTACGCTAAATGAAACAATTGAAGAAATGAGTCAAGAACGGGTTAATCGATTCAAACCGCGTGCAAAAAGGAATTTTATTATAATTGGATTTATTATTATTATTGCACTCCTATTTGCGGGAATAAGCTATTATCAAGCAACACGGTTCAATTCACAAATTACAATTAATTACACAAAAGTCGGTGGGCTGACTGCTGATCAGGCAATAAAAAAATTAAAAACATCTTTATTAACAAACAGAGTCTATGTAGGACAACAACAAATTTTAGACGGAAAAGAAACAGAGATGGGATTTACGGAACAAGATTTGCCTGAAATCAAGAAATTATTAAAAAGCCAGTGGACCTTTTTTCCTTCCTCAAAGGTTCAAAATTATTTGTTGGTACCTGATAAGATGGATCAGTTTCGAAGCCAAACGTTGAAAGAGCAAATAGAAGGAAAGCTCTTATCAATGAATAAGGAACTAAAAGCTCCCCAAGATGCGGAAGTGAAATTGGAACAGGGTAAAATTGTCATCTCCAATAGCATTGATGGAGAACAGTATGATATCGCGAGTCTATTAGAGAATTATCAGAAACAGAAATATAACAGTGATATCAAACTGCAACCCGTCTTGTTACAACCAATTAAAGCGGACAGTCCGATTGTTAAAAAAGACGAGAACATTTTTCAGGAACTTCTTCAACGCACTGTTGATTATAAGGTACAAGACCAAGTGTATACCTTAAATGCTAGTGAATTAATAAAAGATGCCTCTTTGTCAAAAGATAAAAAGATCACAATCACTGCGAATGACATTAAGAACAAGATAGATGAAATTAATCGTTCCCAATCAACATTAAATAAGAATTTTACATTTAAGACCCATTCAGGCTCGGTCATTTCGGTAAAAGGTCAAGGCTATGGCTGGGCAATAAATACTGATAAAGAATCATCGAGAATTCAGGAAGCTTTTGAAAAAGGAGAGAAATCAATTTCTGCTTCTAATATTTACGGAAAGGGCTGGGGCAAGGAAGGCATTGGTTACGAAAATACCACGAATAATGGCATCGGTGACACGTATGCTGAAGTGTCCATTGCACAGCAGCGAATATGGATTTATAAAAATGGACAATTAGTAGTCACAACGAATGTGGTTACAGGCAAACACAGTACCATGGAAGATACACATCCTGGAGTTTGGTATATTCTTTATAAACAATCACCACATACCCTCAGGGGCAGCGCAGTTGGTAATCCTAATTATTCCGTTGATGTATCTTATTGGGCTCCCTTTACGAATGATGGACAAGGATTCCACGATGCCAGCTGGCGGAATAACTGGGCAAGTAATGCCTATCTTAGTGCAGGATCAGCCGGCTGTGTCAACACACCCCCTAGTATAATGAAAACCGTGTATGATAATCTTAGTAAATACGATCCTGTTATTATTTATTAA
- a CDS encoding DinB family protein: MYSSIAGFIEDWNQEAALTQSLVDALQNSSLQQRVSSDDRTLGRIAWHIVTSTPGMLIDFGIKVPTVENAKNVPESAKEIAGAFRRVSTDVAHAVKEQWTDSSLTEEVNVFGRTMTKAGTLSLIVKHIIHHRGQMTVLMRQAGVRVPGLYGPAREEWTQMGMNAPTI; encoded by the coding sequence ATGTATTCTTCAATAGCTGGATTCATCGAGGATTGGAATCAAGAAGCTGCTTTAACTCAAAGCCTAGTGGATGCGTTACAGAATAGTTCCTTGCAGCAACGAGTTTCTTCGGACGACCGAACATTGGGGAGAATTGCCTGGCATATTGTGACCAGTACACCTGGAATGTTAATCGATTTTGGCATCAAGGTCCCCACAGTCGAAAACGCTAAAAACGTTCCAGAATCAGCGAAGGAAATAGCAGGGGCATTTCGAAGAGTAAGCACCGACGTAGCTCACGCCGTGAAGGAACAATGGACTGACAGCTCTCTTACTGAAGAGGTGAATGTGTTCGGTAGGACAATGACAAAAGCTGGAACACTGTCACTTATCGTCAAACACATTATTCATCATCGTGGGCAAATGACCGTTCTCATGCGTCAGGCAGGAGTAAGGGTTCCCGGGCTTTATGGGCCCGCCAGAGAAGAATGGACGCAAATGGGAATGAATGCTCCAACCATTTAA
- a CDS encoding DUF1048 domain-containing protein codes for MMEMFKKMVGDKKEYKMMMARVEALPEDYQFVFKKIQNYMWNFAAGNGMDMLHMQYELIELFEAGAAEGRQVLEITGDDVASFADELVANAKTYIAKYREDLNQSIMKRLGKK; via the coding sequence ATGATGGAAATGTTCAAAAAGATGGTTGGTGATAAAAAAGAATACAAGATGATGATGGCACGGGTTGAAGCCCTGCCAGAGGACTACCAGTTTGTATTTAAGAAAATTCAAAACTACATGTGGAATTTCGCAGCGGGCAACGGGATGGATATGCTGCACATGCAGTATGAATTAATCGAGTTGTTCGAAGCCGGTGCGGCGGAAGGCAGACAAGTGCTGGAAATCACTGGGGACGACGTGGCGTCCTTTGCCGATGAACTAGTGGCAAACGCTAAAACCTATATCGCCAAGTATCGTGAAGATTTGAACCAGAGTATCATGAAGCGATTGGGAAAAAAATAG